A window of Solanum stenotomum isolate F172 chromosome 3, ASM1918654v1, whole genome shotgun sequence contains these coding sequences:
- the LOC125860403 gene encoding uncharacterized protein LOC125860403, with product MMMMEGAIAISRFSASNTPLLIRSMATQKPTPSTTKTVTSKKTTTVFPVGEKPRPGNSSSTPTVKLLTRVEQLRLLTKAEKAGLLSAAEKSGLSLSAIERLGLLSKAEELGILSAATDPSTPSALFSLSLGLLAVGPVCVYLVPEDYPWQIGLQVVVALLSVVGGSAAFGASNLVSTLQKVN from the exons atgatgatgatggagGGCGCCATTGCGATTTCACGTTTTTCTGCTTCAAACACACCACTTCTCATTCGATCCATGGCTACACAAAAACCAACTCCATCTACTACCAAAACCGTTACTTCTAAAAag ACAACAACTGTATTTCCAGTAGGGGAGAAACCTCGGCCGGGCAATTCTTCATCTACACCAACAGTGAAGTTATTGACAAGAGTGGAGCAATTGCGGCTGTTAACTAAAGCAGAGAAAGCTGGTTTACTATCAGCTGCTGAGAAATCTGGACTCTCTTTGTCGGCAATTGAAAGACttggtcttctttccaaagccGAAGAATTGGGGATTCTTTCAGCAGCTACTGACCCTTCAACTCCATCAGCACTCTTCAGTTTGAGCTTGGGATTGCTTGCTGTTGGCCCTGTTTGTGTGTATCTGGTGCCTGAAGATTACCCTTGGCAAATTGGTTTGCAGGTTGTGGTTGCTCTACTTTCTGTTGTTGGTGGCTCTGCAGCTTTTGGAGCCTCAAATCTTGTTTCCACTTTGCAGAAAGTAAATTGA